The nucleotide sequence CCCATCCGGCTTGAATACAACAAAGAAAAATGCAAAGAATGGAGCATGGATAACTTTTGGGCAAATAATGAAAACAAAAAAAATGAAATAAATCTTACGCAATTGTAGGTACATTGTATTGGAAAACAAAGCACGAAACGCTAACAGAAACAAAAAATTAATGACCCAATAAAGAAGTATCATGGGAACTGTTTTTTCATTCGGGAACAAACTACTTCAAAAGGAAGTCGCGAAACTGAACAACATCAAAAAAATCGCCATCATCGGTTCGGGGACCATGGGTATTGGAATCGGTATCGACATTCTTAATAAAACGGGGTATGATGTCATTTTCATTGACGTGGCCGACAGTGCGCTGGAAAGGGCTTCAAGAGATATCGGCAGCCATTTTTCCAGCCTGGCGGATGGCGGCAGAATGCTGGAGGAACAGGCAAAAGCATGTCTTGCGCGGGTTTCCTATACGAAGGATTTCGCTCTCCTGGGCCAGGCAGAGATCATCTGGGAGGTAGCCACCGAACGGATCGACGTCAAGAAAGTGATTTTCGGGAACATCGGGAAATATGCCGACCCGAAAAAACTGGTATTTATCTTTTCCAACACATCATCGCATACTACTGCCGAACTGGCTGTCCTTTTCAACGACATGTATCTCAGGGATAAATTCCTGACCGGCCATGGTTATTTCCCGTTCCATGCAAACCGCCTGTTTGATGTTATGAAGGGGAAATATGCCACGGAAGAGACCTTCACAGCCGGGGTTGCATTCGCCGAACAGGTGCTGGAAAAGAAAGTCATTGCCCTGCGAAATGACCATCACGGTTACGTGGCCGACCCCATCTTTGAAGGTATGGGAGTTATCATGCAGTGGGATGTAAAAACCGCGCAGGACCTGGTGGAACTGCCCCAGGTATTTGAACTGCTTACGGCCAACCCGTTCCAGGTACTCGACCGTACAGGCCATATGCCTTATACCGAGTGCGCCAAACATATGGGCAAAGCACTTCCGGCCCATGACCGGCTGAAGAGCCTCTACAACCAGGATGGCAGACATTACCCGCAATGGATCGAATATCTGGAGAAATCTGGGAGGATCGGCATTAATTCAAAAGAGAAGGAAGGTTTCTTCAAATGGACAGGAGCAGCAAACCGGGAAAAGGTCACCGGCGTTTATGACCCCGTAAGTAAGTCCTATATTGCTCTCCCTGAGCCAAATCATCTTGATTACTGGTCATTGTCGGAAGCAACGGCCCTGGATTACAGGGAATCAACCATCAAAGGGATCCGCGGACTGATACATATCGCGGAATCCAATGATAAGGGAGGCCGGACTTTCAGAAGATATGTGATCCCCGTCATGCTTTATGCGCTTGACCTTATCCAGGACCGGTACGCAACAGCCGCCGACATCGATTCTTCCACGAAGGTCGGGCTGCGATTTAAATTCGGGCTATGCGAGATCATTGACAAGTTCCTGGATCATTTCGGGATAGACGGTTTCATCAGGCTGGTTAAAAAATCAGGGCATGAAAATCCCGACAGGCTTGAACTCTATGATCTTGACGGGAAGATGGGTCCGCGAAAAGACAAACCATCGATCCTGCATACCATGAAGAGCAATGGCTGGTCAAATCTACTTG is from Bacteroidales bacterium and encodes:
- a CDS encoding 3-hydroxyacyl-CoA dehydrogenase NAD-binding domain-containing protein; amino-acid sequence: MGTVFSFGNKLLQKEVAKLNNIKKIAIIGSGTMGIGIGIDILNKTGYDVIFIDVADSALERASRDIGSHFSSLADGGRMLEEQAKACLARVSYTKDFALLGQAEIIWEVATERIDVKKVIFGNIGKYADPKKLVFIFSNTSSHTTAELAVLFNDMYLRDKFLTGHGYFPFHANRLFDVMKGKYATEETFTAGVAFAEQVLEKKVIALRNDHHGYVADPIFEGMGVIMQWDVKTAQDLVELPQVFELLTANPFQVLDRTGHMPYTECAKHMGKALPAHDRLKSLYNQDGRHYPQWIEYLEKSGRIGINSKEKEGFFKWTGAANREKVTGVYDPVSKSYIALPEPNHLDYWSLSEATALDYRESTIKGIRGLIHIAESNDKGGRTFRRYVIPVMLYALDLIQDRYATAADIDSSTKVGLRFKFGLCEIIDKFLDHFGIDGFIRLVKKSGHENPDRLELYDLDGKMGPRKDKPSILHTMKSNGWSNLLGYGRIYSTPVSQRNFSTGEMDIYYNDLRYIYPSKKERVASVIFDNPLRGNVWNRNTLDQLDHAIGISVGLYEKGLLGALLFTASGKGMRMLGADARQFNKGWFDAKTGYKFVGEQEVSYFTKAGMKLFRFIQEMPVWTIGVFGEKWGGGAEFNYFLNQRFDLVMSGVEFDSLKRKNVFRIKKNYNQPEIEYGILGGFGAVQELVRLGFGESLIDELFLQGLTATRAYELGLSNGISEDEYELLERAFELARLKQKYAVPYSVALYNLQKKNAFAEGCNDERLTGETGETFNPAKNPYISTALLRLLNMGGQNPPLNLSVQGKLPGWENNYDKLYDL